A genomic region of Papaver somniferum cultivar HN1 chromosome 7, ASM357369v1, whole genome shotgun sequence contains the following coding sequences:
- the LOC113293122 gene encoding uncharacterized protein LOC113293122 has protein sequence MDMKDMQTQMGQLATAVSKFEAQAAGKLPSQPLNPMENVNAIELRSGKQVEKPAASPESHEPNSKKEEEETDPNKDKSVPNSNSKPLISTYVTPPPFPSWFAKSKKETLVKEIWEIFKKIEVNIPLIEAIRQVPRYAKFLKELCTNKHKLTGNEVVSVGENASAYLQKKLPPKLKDPGSFIVPCTVGKTRFTKALLDLGASTICLLQFMNL, from the coding sequence ATGGATATGAAGGACATGCAAACACAAATGGGTCAACTAGCTACTGCCGTGAGCAAATTCGAAGCACAAGCAGCTGGAAAACTTCCTTCGCAACCATTAAATCCTATGGAGAATGTCAATGCTATTGAACTAAGAAGTGGAAAGCAAGTGGAAAAACCAGCAGCATCACCGGAATCCCATGAACCTAATTCaaagaaagaagaggaagaaacagACCCTAACAAGGATAAATCAGTACCAAATTCTAACTCTAAACCTCTTATTTCTACTTATGTTACTCCTCCACCTTTTCCTAGCTGGTTTGCAAAGTCAAAGAAGGAGACATTGGTCAAAGAGATTTGGGAGATCTTTAAGAAGATCGAAGTGAACATTCCACTAATTGAGGCGATAAGGCAGGTTCCTCGCTATGCAAAGTTCTTGAAGGAATTGTGTACAAACAAGCATAAATTGACCGGTAATGAGGTAGTGAGTGTGGGAGAGAATGCTTCAGCATAtcttcaaaagaaactcccacctaaattgaaagATCCTGGTAGTTTTATTGTACCTTGCACAGTTGGTAAAACAAGATTTACAAAAGCTTTGTTAGATTTAGGAGCATCTACTATATGCCTGCTTCAATTTATGAATCTTTAA